From Deltaproteobacteria bacterium:
GGTCATAGGCGACGAAAAGACCCTTTTTCCCGATAATGAGGCGCTCCTTGAGGCGGCACGGGTGCTAGTAAAAGACGGCTTTACGGTGCTCCCATACACGAACGACGACCCCATAATGGCAAGGAAGCTCGAGGATATCGGGTGCGCGGCGGTCATGCCCCTTGCCGCGCCCATAGGCTCCGGGCTCGGCATTCGGAACCCCTACAACATCCGGATCATACTCGAAACCGTCAAGGTGCCCGTCATAGTGGACGCGGGCGTGGGTACTGCCTCCGACGCGGCAATAGCCATGGAGCTCGGCTGCGACGGCCTTCTCATGAACACAGGCATAGCCGGGGCAAAAGACCCGGTCGCAATGGCAAAGGCCATGAACCTGGCGGTCGAGGCCGGAAGGCTCGCATACCGTTCCGGCAGAATAGCCAGGAAGCTCTACGCCA
This genomic window contains:
- a CDS encoding thiazole synthase; translated protein: MDVLKIGNYEFKSRLMVGTGKYPSNEVMVKALEASGAEVITVAVRRVNLDRGSDSLLDHIDAKYTLLPNTAACYTAEEAIRTARLAREALETDLVKLEVIGDEKTLFPDNEALLEAARVLVKDGFTVLPYTNDDPIMARKLEDIGCAAVMPLAAPIGSGLGIRNPYNIRIILETVKVPVIVDAGVGTASDAAIAMELGCDGLLMNTGIAGAKDPVAMAKAMNLAVEAGRLAYRSGRIARKLYATASSPLSGVIE